Proteins encoded together in one Schistocerca americana isolate TAMUIC-IGC-003095 chromosome 8, iqSchAmer2.1, whole genome shotgun sequence window:
- the LOC124545456 gene encoding DNA-directed RNA polymerase III subunit RPC4 isoform X1 — translation MAGNKDYKQISSLIGSIKIEPGTSASPGRLPSFRGARDLTLGALTAGKTNIGDSKQRKVYRPNVNVQRNKNKDDGKGTEQHPRWRDNKKERDPRPNRTRNANYVQSTGIFSEGLAAGEKKRGTRVSYGSERDNEATFIPKPKLNLTYERKFDKEEDEQKLKELLRDDFVDDPAALDKSFAPVELPMIKREKNVKQEIKTEVKPEIKKEKDVDEIEKTVISVKQEKPDKNDVETMQTDFGGHSAQTGAENEMHRIFNSTEPQLIFFQFPDCLPGLKPEQSSGPARPSTARPSTAARPSTSAKPPAPAEHSANETDSENSNRCTLKDLSEGLIGKVQLLKSGRARLVLGDTVLNLEMGTQLGFRQDVICVNLDPSTHGGEMINLGPVNNRIICSPDLETMLATTKA, via the exons ATGGCAGGCAATAAGGATTACAAACAGATCTCTAGCTTGATAGGTTCTATAAAGATTGAACCAGGGACTTCTGCATCTCCTGGGCGATTACCATCTTTCAGGGGCGCACGGGATCTAACACTTGGTGCTTTAACAGCAGGAAAGACTAACATTGGCGATTCTAAGCAGCGTAAAGTGTACAGACCCAACGTAAATGTGCagcgaaataaaaataaaga TGATGGAAAGGGAACGGAACAGCACCCTAGATGGAGAGAtaataaaaaagaaagggaccCGAGACCGAACAGGACAAGGAACGCCAACTATGTGCAG TCAACAGGTATATTTTCAGAAGGTTTAGCAGCTGGAGAGAAGAAACGTGGTACTCGAGTAAGCTATGGCAGTGAGAGAGATAATGAAGCCACCTTCATACCAAAGCCAAAGCTCAACCTAACG TATGAGAGAAAGTTTGATAAAGAAGAGGATGAACAAAAACTCAAGGAGCTCCTGCGTGACGATTTTGTAGATGATCCTGCTGCCCTGGACAAATCATTTGCACCTGTTGAGCTGCCAATGATTAAAAGAG aaaaaaatgtgaagcaagAAATAAAGACTGAAGTGAAACCTGAAATTAAGAAGGAAAAAGATGTGGATGAAATAGAAA AAACAGTTATTTCAGTTAAGCAGGAGAAACCTGATAAAAATGATGTTGAAACTATGCAGACGGATTTTGGAGGACACAGTGCCCAAACTGGTGCTGAAAATGAAATGCATAGGATTTTTAATAGTACGGAACCACAACTTATTTTCTTTCAG TTTCCCGATTGTCTACCTGGTTTGAAACCTGAGCAGTCATCTGGTCCTGCCAGGCCATCGACAGCTAGACCTTCAACTGCAGCAAGGCCTTCAACCTCGGCAAAGCCACCAGCTCCAGCTGAACATTCG GCAAATGAAACTGATAGTGAAAATAGCAACAGATGCACTCTAAAAGATCTGTCAGAAGGTCTGATTGGCAAGGTGCAGCTGCTGAAGTCTGGGCGTGCAAGGCTTGTGCTGGGTGATACAGTGCTTAATTTAGAAATGGGCACCCAGCTTGGCTTCCGACAG GATGTTATATGTGTCAACTTGGACCCTTCAACACACGGTGGAGAAATGATAAATCTTGGGCCTGTCAACAATCGTATAATCTGTTCACCTGATCTGGAAACTATGCTGGCAACAACAAAAGCTTGA
- the LOC124545456 gene encoding DNA-directed RNA polymerase III subunit RPC4 isoform X2: MAGNKDYKQISSLIGSIKIEPGTSASPGRLPSFRGARDLTLGALTAGKTNIGDSKQRKVYRPNVNVQRNKNKDDGKGTEQHPRWRDNKKERDPRPNRTRNANYVQSTGIFSEGLAAGEKKRGTRVSYGSERDNEATFIPKPKLNLTYERKFDKEEDEQKLKELLRDDFVDDPAALDKSFAPVELPMIKREKNVKQEIKTEVKPEIKKEKDVDEIEIKQEKPDKNDVETMQTDFGGHSAQTGAENEMHRIFNSTEPQLIFFQFPDCLPGLKPEQSSGPARPSTARPSTAARPSTSAKPPAPAEHSANETDSENSNRCTLKDLSEGLIGKVQLLKSGRARLVLGDTVLNLEMGTQLGFRQDVICVNLDPSTHGGEMINLGPVNNRIICSPDLETMLATTKA, from the exons ATGGCAGGCAATAAGGATTACAAACAGATCTCTAGCTTGATAGGTTCTATAAAGATTGAACCAGGGACTTCTGCATCTCCTGGGCGATTACCATCTTTCAGGGGCGCACGGGATCTAACACTTGGTGCTTTAACAGCAGGAAAGACTAACATTGGCGATTCTAAGCAGCGTAAAGTGTACAGACCCAACGTAAATGTGCagcgaaataaaaataaaga TGATGGAAAGGGAACGGAACAGCACCCTAGATGGAGAGAtaataaaaaagaaagggaccCGAGACCGAACAGGACAAGGAACGCCAACTATGTGCAG TCAACAGGTATATTTTCAGAAGGTTTAGCAGCTGGAGAGAAGAAACGTGGTACTCGAGTAAGCTATGGCAGTGAGAGAGATAATGAAGCCACCTTCATACCAAAGCCAAAGCTCAACCTAACG TATGAGAGAAAGTTTGATAAAGAAGAGGATGAACAAAAACTCAAGGAGCTCCTGCGTGACGATTTTGTAGATGATCCTGCTGCCCTGGACAAATCATTTGCACCTGTTGAGCTGCCAATGATTAAAAGAG aaaaaaatgtgaagcaagAAATAAAGACTGAAGTGAAACCTGAAATTAAGAAGGAAAAAGATGTGGATGAAATAGAAA TTAAGCAGGAGAAACCTGATAAAAATGATGTTGAAACTATGCAGACGGATTTTGGAGGACACAGTGCCCAAACTGGTGCTGAAAATGAAATGCATAGGATTTTTAATAGTACGGAACCACAACTTATTTTCTTTCAG TTTCCCGATTGTCTACCTGGTTTGAAACCTGAGCAGTCATCTGGTCCTGCCAGGCCATCGACAGCTAGACCTTCAACTGCAGCAAGGCCTTCAACCTCGGCAAAGCCACCAGCTCCAGCTGAACATTCG GCAAATGAAACTGATAGTGAAAATAGCAACAGATGCACTCTAAAAGATCTGTCAGAAGGTCTGATTGGCAAGGTGCAGCTGCTGAAGTCTGGGCGTGCAAGGCTTGTGCTGGGTGATACAGTGCTTAATTTAGAAATGGGCACCCAGCTTGGCTTCCGACAG GATGTTATATGTGTCAACTTGGACCCTTCAACACACGGTGGAGAAATGATAAATCTTGGGCCTGTCAACAATCGTATAATCTGTTCACCTGATCTGGAAACTATGCTGGCAACAACAAAAGCTTGA
- the LOC124545458 gene encoding uncharacterized protein C1orf198 homolog, with protein MSSAALRAYAQEYFSSINSIAERIRADVNTAVTAYEDLWHTLSPEDQNQVLDDTIIHPEAVLKYSLCQQNEIEIECFPRLRLETGYKYVTDDDGGKEQAVKWRDEHSAPFTWMTQSQLNLSIMDSTEKDSRKPPLQSSDTLFTPSKKPFTTSDGFVDPPDVVLGGSSSRLAASLSPKINLATKNPCGEDSLLTKLKNKTAVLKIQTTLKSSMGKPEPERVPCQSDNDKQALVHTKTIRSTTNNLKNTKNLGNKPLVSKPKTPPPPPPTKQKHISETKLEEDPERKALLPGAPTSGQNSKETKEHLVVKSTTSIDSIDLDDFRINLNSPSKDVPKTGFDFLDNW; from the exons ATGAGTTCAGCAGCGTTAAGGGCGTACGCCCAAGAATATTTCAGCTCTATTAATTCAATAGCTGAAAGAATTCGGGCAGACGTCAATACAGCCGTAACTGCGTATGAAGATTTGTGGCATACATTAAGTCCTGAAGACCAAAATCAGGTTCTAGACGATACCATTATACATCCTGAGGCTGTACTGAAATATTCTCTCTGTcaacaaaatgaaatagaaattgaaTGTTTTCCACGGCTACGTTTAGAAACGGGTTATAAATATGTGACAGATGACGACGGAGGAAAGGAACAA GCCGTGAAATGGAGGGATGAACACTCTGCACCATTTACATGGATGACCCAGAGCCAGCTGAATCTCAGCATTATGGACTCCACTGAAAaagacagcaggaaacctccattACAGTCTTCTGACACTTTATTTACACCATCAAAGAAACCTTTCACCACCTCTGACGGTTTTGTTGACCCACCAGATGTAGTGTTGGGTGGTTCGTCATCTCGATTGGCAGCTAGTCTTAGTCCAAAAATCAacttagcaacaaaaaatcctTGTGGAGAAGATAGCTTACTAACAAAACTTAAAAACAAGACAGCAGTATTAAAAATAcagacaactttgaaatcttcaatgggcaAACCAGAACCAGAGAGAGTTCCTTGTCAGTCTGATAATGACAAGCAAGCCCTTGTTCACACAAAGACAATCCGCAGTACTAcaaacaatttgaagaatacaaagAATTTGGGTAATAAACCACTGGTGTCTAAACCAAAgactcctcctccaccacctcccACAAAACAGAAACATATATCAGAAACCAAGCTAGAGGAAGATCCTGAAAGAAAAGCTTTATTGCCAGGTGCTCCTACTAGTGGTCAGAACTCTAAAGAAACTAAGGAACATTTGGTAGTGAAATCTACTACTTCCATTGATTCAATTGATTTAGATGATTTCCGTATTAATCTGAATAGCCCATCAAAGGATGTTCCAAAAACAGGTTTTGATTTCCTTGACAACTGGTAG